In Gemmatimonadales bacterium, a genomic segment contains:
- a CDS encoding efflux RND transporter periplasmic adaptor subunit, protein MRHAALSAVLAVLACACRKDAPPPRPTVPVTVARVEQRSVPQEISAIGTVTPIQTVAVRAQVSGTLVRVAFQEGDEVQPGQLLFQIDSRPFQAALDQALANLAKDRAQLVNARQEVSRYQQLVQNDLATQEQFDQFKANADAAAAAVTADSAAVQTARLNLEYTTIRAQIAGRTGSLLLREGNLVPINGATPLVVVNQIRPIAVSFSVPQKYLDDIQRFRAQGPLAVEIRPSDDTTAVLRGNLTFLNNQVDTTTGTIQLKATFANADRKLWPGEFVVVRLVLSVDRDALTIPSQAVMQGQNGTYVYLVTPDRSVRAQDVTVGRSAGDFVVIEKGLTTGQQVVTDGQLRLVPGARVEIKAGSDSGSGAAAGGGAVPGGGL, encoded by the coding sequence GTGCGCCACGCCGCGCTGTCCGCCGTCCTCGCCGTCCTGGCCTGTGCCTGCCGCAAGGACGCCCCCCCGCCACGGCCCACCGTGCCCGTCACCGTCGCGCGCGTCGAACAGCGATCCGTGCCCCAGGAGATCAGCGCGATCGGCACCGTGACGCCGATCCAGACGGTGGCGGTGCGCGCCCAGGTGAGCGGCACGCTGGTCCGGGTGGCGTTCCAGGAGGGGGACGAGGTGCAGCCGGGGCAGCTGCTCTTCCAGATCGACTCGCGGCCCTTTCAGGCGGCGCTGGACCAGGCGCTGGCCAACCTGGCGAAGGACCGCGCGCAGCTGGTCAACGCCCGGCAGGAGGTGTCCCGCTACCAGCAGCTGGTGCAGAACGACCTGGCGACGCAGGAGCAGTTCGACCAGTTCAAGGCCAACGCCGACGCGGCGGCAGCGGCGGTGACGGCCGACTCGGCGGCGGTGCAGACGGCGCGCCTCAACCTCGAGTACACCACCATCCGGGCCCAGATCGCGGGCCGCACCGGCAGCCTGCTGCTCCGGGAGGGCAACCTCGTGCCGATCAACGGGGCGACGCCGCTCGTGGTGGTCAACCAGATCCGCCCCATCGCGGTCAGCTTCTCGGTGCCCCAGAAGTACCTCGACGACATCCAGCGCTTCCGCGCCCAGGGCCCGCTCGCGGTCGAGATCCGACCGTCGGACGACACCACCGCCGTGCTGCGGGGTAATCTCACGTTCCTCAACAACCAGGTGGACACCACCACGGGGACGATCCAGCTCAAGGCCACCTTCGCCAACGCCGACCGGAAGCTCTGGCCCGGCGAGTTCGTGGTCGTGCGCCTCGTGCTGAGCGTCGACCGCGACGCGCTGACGATTCCCTCGCAGGCGGTGATGCAGGGGCAGAACGGGACCTACGTCTACCTGGTGACCCCGGACCGTTCGGTGCGCGCCCAGGACGTGACGGTCGGCCGGTCGGCGGGCGACTTCGTGGTGATCGAGAAGGGGCTCACCACCGGGCAACAGGTGGTGACCGACGGCCAGCTCAGGCTGGTGCCCGGCGCCAGGGTGGAGATCAAGGCCGGCAGCGACTCCGGTAGCGGCGCGGCGGCCGGCGGCGGCGCGGTGCCCGGGGGTGGCCTGTGA